The Actinomycetota bacterium genome segment TTCGTACGCTTCATCGAACCTCTTTAACTGTAAACACTTGAGCCATCTTTTCATTGTTTCATCGGGCGTTAAGGAAAGTAGGATATCCGCCTTATTTCTCCCTTTCCCAATTTTCACATCTTTCTCGTATCTCTCATATTTTTCAGCTTCAACCACGATCCTTTGAGGACCAGGGGAAACACCTTTTATCACATATTTCCCCCTCTCATCGGTGGTTGTACTTTTATCCCCCACAATAACCTTTGCATTCTTGACCGGTTGAGGCGATACCGCATCCTCGCTCACGGTTCCAAAGACGATATCTTGACCAACTGTACCGAGGAAATTCCCATACTTTAAGCCATAGATGACGAGAAGCACCAGAAGTGACGCGAGTAATATTGAAGCGAAAACTAAAAACTTTTTTCCCATTATGACCTCCTCCAATTTATTCGACAGAGCAATCCCCTTCTCCTGCAGGTTCCCAACATTTCTCGAACACAAGTTTGTACAACAAAAGCTTAATTAAATGGGACCAAAGACCTATTTAATTTGAACGTCTATTCTGCTTAAATAGCC includes the following:
- a CDS encoding carboxypeptidase regulatory-like domain-containing protein, with protein sequence MGKKFLVFASILLASLLVLLVIYGLKYGNFLGTVGQDIVFGTVSEDAVSPQPVKNAKVIVGDKSTTTDERGKYVIKGVSPGPQRIVVEAEKYERYEKDVKIGKGRNKADILLSLTPDETMKRWLKCLQLKRFDEAYEYLHPEDKALTSKAKYVKYWREIIKKGIRIKEIKVQPAKILKTWTNPLTKKTYPNVAEMKTSLLFGVSKDSKKVNITFKWNTHLVKVGNQWKGFWVKPKR